A region from the Vicia villosa cultivar HV-30 ecotype Madison, WI linkage group LG3, Vvil1.0, whole genome shotgun sequence genome encodes:
- the LOC131657486 gene encoding PKS-NRPS hybrid synthetase cheA-like — protein MEVPLQICRKNETAIDTTDVFTTSQRFVTREEVIRWVKETGINNKVTVIIARSDTETGKRGRSNKVIFACDKGGKYKDKSETQSATKRCGCPFKIRSTPAKDGSGWKVDVKCGVHNHGLPDRLEGHSFVGRLTTDEKQHVADLTKRHVPPRHILTSLQERDPENVTRITQIYKHKSVIEAEIRGPRSEIQHLLKLIEEANYVYWSRKRDDCEVVRDIFWAHPDSVKLLNLFPTVLIMDATYKTNKYRQPLFEIVGMTSTELTFAVAFAYMECEQTESYIWVLDKLKQLFVKKDVVPQVILTDRDLALMKAVEVVFPTTHNLLCRFHINQNVGMKCKEYVMKDMRETIGTLWKDVVWASNEVEYGVRLQYLEQACFACTNFLDYVKNTWLIPHRQRFVGAWINLVLHFGNTTTNRVESAHWKLKQMLGNSLGDMVKVWEAMNSNLKIQIVSRAALRRIAEELSRLDYVLNSRETCGCTMRTSYGLPCACEMGRSIVVGIPLQIESVHLHWRILSMEGDLPLDEEAGSEVDMSNAIDELWRRFKSLDVVGKRALKSRVCEIAYPTTTSLCPPPEKIKTKGGVKRKGKKPVGYDVYRDPSGFEYADQASQSSQKQSQASQTSRKQSQSKKQSQAKDEDFTLQFPCHVRPYITEIVNVVADGNCGFRAIASWHG, from the exons atGGAAGTTCCGCTCCAAATTTGTAGGAAAAACGAGACAGCTATAGATACCACTGATGTTTTCACAACTTCACAGAGATTTGTCACACGGGAAGAAGTTATCCGCTGGGTTAAAGAGACCGGAATCAACAATAAAGTGACTGTTATCATAGCGCGTTCAGACACTGAAACAGGCAAAAGAGGAAGAAGTAACAAAGTTATATTTGCGTGCGATAAAGGTGGAAAATATAAGGATAAAAGTGAGACTCAAAGTGCTACTAAGAGATGTGGATGTCCATTCAAAATCAGATCGACTCCGGCAAAAGATGGGTCTGGATGGAAGGTTGATGTAAAatgtggagttcataatcatggTTTACCAGATAGATTAGAAGGCCATTCATTTGTTGGTAGGTTGACAACAGATGAGAAGCAGCATGTTGCTGATTTGACAAAGAGACATGTTCCGCCTAGACACATATTGACTTCCTTGCAAGAGCGAGATCCTGAGAACGTCACTCGGATCACGCAAATATACAAGCATAAAAGTGTGATTGAAGCGGAGATAAGAGGTCCAAGAAGTGAGATACAACATTTGCTTAAGCTTATAGAGGAGGCGAACTATGTTTATTGGAGTAGGAAACGGGATGATtgtgaagttgtgagagatattttttgggcTCATCCAGATTCGGTAAAGTTGCTGAATCTTTTTCCTACTGTCTTGATTATGGACGCCACTTATAAGACCAACAAATATAGACAACCTCTGTTTGAAATAGTTGGTATGACATCGACCGAGTTGACATTTGCGGTTGCATTTGCTTATATGGAGTGTGAGCAGACAGAGAGTTATATCTGGGTCTTGGATAAGCTGAAGcaattgtttgtgaagaaagatgTGGTTCCACAAGTGATTTTGACGGATAGAGATCTTGCTTTGATGAAAGCAGTTGAAGTTGTTTTTCCTACGACGCATAACTTGCTATGTCGTTTTCATATTAACCAAAATGTTGGGATGAAATGCAAGGAATATGTGATGAAGGACATGCGAGAGACGATAGGCACATTGTGGAAAGATGTTGTATGGGCTAGTAATGAGGTTGAGTATGGTGTACGGTTGCAATATCTTGAACAAGCATGCTTTGCTTGTACTAACTTCCTCGATTACGTGAAGAACACTTGGTTGATCCCACATAGGCAAAGATTTGTGGGCGCATGGATTAATCTAGTGCTTCATTTTGGTAACACCACGACAAATCG GGTTGAATCTGCACATTGGAAGCTAAAGCAGATGTTAGGAAACAGCCTTGGTGACATGGTCAAAGTttgggaagctatgaattctAACCTAAAAATCCAAATAG TATCGAGAGCTGCTTTGAGACGCATTGCAGAAGAGTTATCGAGGCTTGATTATGTGTTAAATAGTAGGGAAACATGTGGTTGTACTATGAGAACAAGTTATGGGCTACCTTGTGCTTGTGAGATGGGAAGATCGATTGTTGTTGGAATCCCATTACAAATAGAAAGTGTTCATCTTCATTGGAGGATACTATCTatggaaggtgacttgcctttagATGAGGAAGCTGGTTCGGAGGTTGATATGAGtaatgcaattgatgaattgtggaGAAGGTTTAAATCACTAGATGTTGTTGGAAAAAGAGCATTGAAAAGTAGGGTTTGTGAAATTGCATATCCCACAACAACTTCATTGTGTCCACCACCtgagaaaataaaaactaaaggcGGAGTGAAGAGGAAAGGGAAGAAACCAGTTGGGTATGATGTTTATAGGGATCCTTCAGGTTTTGAGTATGCTGATCAGGCGTCTCAATCTTCACAAAAACAATCGCAAGCATCACAAACTTCCAGGAAGCAATCACAATCAAAGAAGCAATCACAAGCAAAGGATGAGGATTTCACTCTTCAGTTTCCTTGTCATGTTAGGCCATATATTACCGAGATTGTTAATGTTGTAGCAGATGGTAATTGTGGATTTAGAGCAATTGCGTCGTGGCATGGGTAG